A window of Sebastes umbrosus isolate fSebUmb1 chromosome 6, fSebUmb1.pri, whole genome shotgun sequence genomic DNA:
GTGTTTAGGATGTGTAGCGTGTGTAGCATGTTTAGGTTGTGTAGCGTGTTTAGGGTGTGTAGCGTGTTTAGGGTGTGTAGCATGTTTAGGGTGTATAGCATATGTAGCATGTTTAGGGTGTGTAGCGTGTTTAGGGTGTGTAGCGTGTTTAGGGTGTGTAGCATGTTTAGGGTGTGTAGCATGTTTAGGGTGTGTAGCGTGTTTAGGGTGTGTAGCGTGTGTAGCGTGTTTAGGATGTGTAGCGTGTGTAGCATGTTTAGGTTGTGTAGCGTGTTTAGGGTGTGTAGCATGTTTAGGGTGTGTAGCATGTTTAGGGTGTGTAGCATGTTTAGGTTGTGTAGCGTGTTTAGGGTGTGTAGCATGTTTAGGGTGTGTAGCATGTTTAGGGTGTGTAGCATGTTTAGGGTGTGTAGCATGTTTAGGGTGTGTAGCATGTGTAGCATGTTTAGGGTGTGTAGCGTGTTTAGGGTGTGTAGCATGTTTAGGGTGTGTAGCATGTTTAGGGTGTGTAGCATGTTTAGGGTGTGTAGCATGTTTAGGGTGTGTAGCGTGTTTAGGTTGTGTAGCGTGTTTAGGTTGTGTAGCGTGTTTAGGGTGTGTAGCGTGTTTAGGTTGTGTAGCGTGTTTAGGGTGTGTAGCGTGTTTAGGGTGTGTAGCATGTTTAGGGTGTGTAGCATGTTTAGGGTGTGTAGCGTGTTTAGGTTGTGTAGCGTGTGTAGCATGTTTAGGTTGTGTAGCGTGTGTAGCATGTTTAGGGTGTCTAGCATGTGTAGCATGTTTAGGTTGTGTAGCGTGTTTAGGGTGTGTAGCGTGTTTAGGATGTGTAGCGTGTGTAGCATGTGTAGCATGTTTAGGTTGTGTAGCGTGTGTAGCATGTTTAGGGTGTCTAGCATGTGTAGCATGTTTAGTTTGTGTAGTGTGTTTAGGGTGTGTAGCATGTGTATCGTGTGTAGCATGTGTAGGGTGTGTAGCGTGTGTAGGGTGTGTAGCATGTTTAGTTTGTGTAGTGTGTTTAGGGTGTGTAGCATGTGTAGCATGTGTAGCGTGTGCGTCGTCAGTCCTttgttgtagtttgtgttgaggAGACGGGACATGAAACATGGAGCAGGAAGAAGTGAAAGCCATAGGTTCATTGTGCACATTGAACCTCAGAGCTGAGTTAACTGTCCCGTTAGCTGTAATGATTGGTGGAGCGTGGTTGTTTACAGCGTGTTCGTGGCTAATTGCCATGTAGGAGAGCCAGACTCCTGGCTGTTCATTACTCATTAGAACGTCATACTGTGCTGTAACTCTGTGTTGAAATGGAGTTGTTCCATCGATGGCGGTCCTTTAATCTCTCTCTATGTCCACTGACAGGACAACGACAGCATTACTCAGCTTCTCTTGTATACAGTAGTATCACCATGCACATTTAGTGCATTCCCCAGTATGCTTTGGGCCGTTTACCTTAAATGGACTCTGGAACTAAAAGCTACCAACAGTAGCAGAGCTGGCGAGAGGAGGCCAGAAATAGCTCCGTTATGAGCGGCCTGAATGGAAACCAGGACATGTAGATGGATCTCCAGCTGGTTAGAGTCAACTCTGAATGTAGAAACGTCTCTGAAACGTTGAATGAAACGCTGCAGTTAGTTCAGCATCAGCCTGACAGCAGTCTCTGGATCAGTTGGTCATCTTCAGGTATTTTAGGGTTATTCAAATGAATTCATAATCATCATAATTATAACATATAGCAGCCTCTAATCTCCTGCTGGTATGTCGGCCTGCAGGCAGCTCAGATGTTCTTTCTCATCATGACAGCTCTCAGCGCTGTAATGTCAGAAATGATCCCAACCATAAATATTTAGTTTCCCTGCTCCTTATTTTACTGTGTGCATCTTCTCCAGCACTgccctcctgtcctccctctctccgtcctcATCCCTCCATATTTCATCCTgccctcctgtcctccctctctccgtcctcATCCCTCCATATTTCATCCTGCTGCAGATCAGATAAAGATGCTAAGAAGGAGGACAGGATGAAGTTTATCTCTTTAACCGTCTCACAccatctctctgctctgttCCTCTCACAGGTTGGAGTCCTGACCTCAGTGCACCTGCTCCggccttctcttcttcttctctggacCCAGCGGTCctccactcttcttcttcttcttcttcttctccttcctggTGAGTAGACATGCCTCCAGCGGCGGGCGGGCCGGTGGGCTACACCCCTCCCGAGGGTGGCTGGGGCTGGGCGGTGGTGGTCGGCGCCTTCATCTCCATCGGCTTCTCCTACGCCTTCCCCAAGTCCATCACCGTGTTCTTCAAAGAGATAGAGGTCATCTTCGATGCCACGCCCAGCCAGGTGTCCTGGATCTCCTCCATCATGCTGGCTGTGATGTACGCTGGAGGTGAGACAACACTTTAACTCTTCATTTATTCCTTTAAAcaccataaaaaacacattaacgctaattcattttaacgccactaatttctttgacgcatcaacgcaacttgtgatttttaggttgtagcggctcagttctaaagagtgaagatcctgggatcatatataaactgggaaaagaaagttcgtaaacttgtgtttggtggattatttctctgttgttaccaggctaatggtcattgtattttacatggttggaaagcctatttactttttttcccagtttatatatatattaggggtggaacggttcacaacATTCCCGGttgggttcatatcacggtcTTTGGTTCGGTCCGGTACATTTCTGTTCCAGCGAGGAGGTCTTGTTCTGATTTCAAAATGCttctcatttatttggcaaaaataagttaacaaatgtttccCTTAACAAAGTAAggcttacataaggaacataaactcttcttcattgtccaatcttaattgaaagaatcatcttctacagtaattagtgcaaacaaaacatgcagctttgttattttcatatgaatATGATGTCATTATACACTGTGTGCACAATTATTAGGCAAATTTTATTTTTGAGGATTAATTTTATTATAGAACAACTACTGTTCTCTCGGTCAatccaaaatgttaataaaccTCAAACCTGAATATTTAAGAGAGTAAAAGTGAGGTTTTGGCTTTCTTAGGAGAATATCTATGTGTGCACAATTATTATGCAACTAAATGAAAAACGATAATTTTCCCATCTCActtgtttattttcatcttttaaagtgtaaacaactcaaaatttacaaattaacatttctgacatttccaaaaaaaaatcgGTGCCCAATATAGCTATCCTTCTTTTCAATAACAGTCATAAGCCTTCCATTCATGGAGTCTGTCACTTTCTTGATCTGTTGACGATCAACTTTTTGTGCAGCAGCAACCACATCCTCCCAGACACTGTTCAGAGAGGTGTGCTGTTTTCCTTCACCGTAAATCTCCCGTTTAAGAAGGGCGCACAAGTTCTCAATAGGGTTTAGGTCAGGTGAGGAAGGGGGGCCATGTCATTATTCTTTCATCTGTAAGGCCTTCTAAAGACTGGCAGTAGGTTTGGAAGTTGATTTTGAGTCCATCTTCAACCCGAAAAGGTCCAACTAGCTCATCTTTAATAATACCAGCCCATACCAGTACCTCACCTCCACCTTGCTGGCGTCTGAGTCGAAATGGAGCTCTGTGCCCGTCACTGATCCAGCCACTGATCCATCTGGTCCGTCAAGAGTCACTCTCATCTCATCAGTCCATACAACCTCTGAATAATCTGTCTTCAGATATTTCTTGGCCCAGTTTTGACGTTTCAACTTATGTGTCTTGTTCAGTGGTGGTCGGGTTTCAGCCTTCCTTACGTTGGCGGTATCTCTGAGCACTGAACACCTTGTACTTCTGGGCTCTCCAGGTAGGTTGCAGTTCTGGAATATGACAGCAGTGGAGGATAACGGGTTCCTGGTAGCTTCACGTTTGATTCTTCTCAAATCTTTGGCAGttcatttgtgtcttttttctcAACACGTTTCGTGCGACCCTGTTGACTATTTGCAACAAAACGTTTGATGGTTCTGTGATCACGCCCCAATATCTTAGCAATTTCAAGAGTGCTGCATCCCACTGAAAGACTTTTTACAATCTTTGACCTTTCAGAGTcagttaaatcttttttttggcCCATTTTGCCTGAGGAAAAGAAGCTGCCTAATAATTATGCAAACCTTGATATAGGGTGTTGATCTCCTTAGGCCACACCCTCCCTCATTGCACAAATACACATCACCTGATATGCTTAAATCCAATAAGCATTCAAGTTAATACAGCTTGGAGTtggaaaatatgcaaaaaaatgatGATGGGGTCAAAATACTCACTTGCCTAATAATTGTGCACGCAGTGtagactaaggccatcaacataaaCTGAAGCagaagctcaaccagaactaaaCTAAGAAACACCAACAGTTTAGCatatgtctcaattccctgattatcagctcttaattgaagGATTAGTTGTTCCACTCATAAAGTGCAGTATTTAGaggaatacggttggatttctgtaccgctgtattatttaaaataatgaataaatataaatcacattacagagattgtgctgctggaattactgtgttgctgAAGTGTCGGCGAGAGGGAATATTATAACGCTGCtcaagtaacgttacgttaatcatatgctgaaatccagcgtccTCCACGACTGCAGCAGGCTGCAGAGCTTTCACTGTAAACCTCCCGATGCTGGAGTTGTGTTTTAACCCCGTCTGAgcctgagtctgagtctgagtctgagtctgagtctgagcctgagtctgagtctgagtctgagtctgaatctgagcctgagtctgagtctgattctgagtctgagtctgagtctgaatctgagtctgagtctgagtctgagtctgattctgagtctgagtctgagtctgaatctgagtctgagtctgagtctgagtctgagtctgaatcTGAGCCTGaatctgagtctgagtctgagtctgaatctgagcctgagtctgagtctgagtctgagtctgagtctgagtctgattctgagtctgagtctgagtctgagtctgaatctgagtctgagtctgagtctgagtctgagtctgattctgagtctgagtctgagtctgagtctgagtctgagtctgaatcTGAGCCTGactctgagtctgagtctgagtctgagtctgaatcTGAGAATGATTCTGAGTCTGaatctgagtctgagtctgagtctgattCTGAGTCTGaatctgagtctgagtctgagtctgagtctgcatgtagaggctgtttaaagGCTGCAGGGAGAAGGAGTTGGTCTGTCCTCCCAGAGTCTCTCCTCCTTGCCCCTATCGACGGCCACACCGGAGAGATATCTTCATAAATGGTTCATCATAGTGGAAGTGTTGCTGCTAGCATAAACCacacgtgttgcacagtgctcacacagtcgccgttttatccaccacttttttttttcattgtcatAAGTAACACTAAACCCGTAATGCTCCCATTCAGCAGAGccaaacgatgctggtggatcctcttACTGGCTGACACCAGctgaagctctctctctcttaatctAAACGTTGGCTCTGTGATGAACGGCTGAATCTAATAAAGACCAGTTGACCGTTATATAGAATAAAACCTACGGCACGTTACTTAGTGAGGAGCAGAAGCTATAATTAGACTGAGGACTAGCTGGTCACAGCTGGTTCACTCTGGACCGACGTATTTATACCGAGGACAGGACTTCTCTGTCCTCCGCACAGTACTGCTCTGCTGGACGGATGGTTTATATAATATCTGTGAGAACACGTCTCTCTGCCCTCTTTGTCTTCTGCCAGCCAGCAACAGAGACTGTCACTACTGATCTGTTCATGGTGCCCGATTCATTCCCCTCCTGGTACCGGTTCACTTAGTCCACTATGAAGCTCTAAACCAGTTCATATTCATTCTTGTCCTGGTACCGGTTCACTTAGTCCACTATGAAGCTCTAAACCAGTTCATATTCATTCTTGTCCTGGTACCGGTTCACTTAGTCCACTATGAAGCTCTAAACCAGTTCATATTCATTCTTGTCCTGGTACCGGTTCACTTAGTCCACTATGAAGCTCTAAACCAGTTCATATTCATTCTTGTCCTGGTACCGGTTCACTTAGTCCACTATGAAGCTCTAAACCAGCTCAGGTTCATTCCTGTCCTGGTACCGGTTCACTTAGTCCACTATGAAGCTCTAAACCAGTTCATATTCATTCTTGTCCTGGTACCGGTTCACTTAGTCCACTATGAAGCTCTAAACCAGTTCATATTCATTCTTGTCCTGGTACCGGTTCACTTAGTCCACTATGAAGCTCTAAACCAGCTCAGATTCATTCTTGTCCTGGTACCGGTTCACTTAGTCCACTATGAAGCTCTAAACCAGTTCATATTCATTCTTGTCCTGGTACCGGTTCACTTAGTCCACTATGAAGCTCTAAACCAGTTCAGGTTCCAGCTGTAGTCTGGTGTCAGTACCATGTGGAGCCTCCCGAACCCGGTCTCTGTGAACCAGCTGGACCCTCACAGGAGGTATTAATGGTCCAGATCCAGAGCTGGACCCTCCGGCCACCGCGGTCGGCTGCCAAGTTTCAAGATCAAATCCTTCGTGGTGAGAGTGAGGACGAGGAGACCAGCTGAGAGCATCATGTAGTGATATTAGAACCATCAATAATGATCAATAACTGTTATTAgagtcttcctctctgtctctctgagctTTAATTAGGATGTTTTCATCGTCACATCATCAGCCATCGTTTCTTTATAGTTGATCAGGATTATGCTGAGTATTGAgtattttcctctcctctcctctcctcctctcctcccctcccctcccctctcctctcctctcctctcctctcctctcctcctctcctcccctcccctcccctctcctctcctctcctctcctcctctcctttcctctcctctcctctcctctcctctcctctcctctcctcccctcccctcccctctcctctcctctcctctcctcgtctcctttcctctcctctcctctcctctcctctcctctcctctcctctcctctcctcctctcctcccctcccctcccctctcctctcctctcctttcctctcctctcctctcctctcctctcctctcctctcctcccttcccctctcctcccttcccctctcctctcctctcctctcctctccgctcctctcctctcctcctctcctcctctcctctcctctcctctcctctcctccctcctcctctcctttcctctcctctcctctcctctcctctcctctcctctcctcctctcctcctctcctctcctctcctctcctcccctctcctctcctctcctcctctcctctcctctccgctcctctcctctcctctcctctcctctcctctcctctcctctcctttcctctcctccttacAGTCAGTAGTTGTCCTTCTTCTTTAGTAGAGTCCACAGCTCTACCTGGTGGTGAACAGTAGTAATGGTGAGCTGATGGTGAACTACATTCTACTGTCTCTGTTTACCTGCAGAAAACATgtaacatataacatataaaatattacatataACATAAAACacgattaattttctgtcgatggTCTAATGGATTAATTATTAAGATTTAACATGACCGCGCTGCTTTAGTGTCATCTCTGCTTTATATCAGTGATTCTAATCCAACAgcctgtaaatataaataagttTAATAAATGTCATATAACTGTAAAACCCTTCCCGTCAGTCCGACTATAGAAGAGTAACTATAGGTCACATTATTCTGAGGGTCGCCGCTGTGTTGTCCATCagttgtctttctctctctcacgtctcttctgtctctccagGTCCATTAAGCAGCATCCTCGTGAACAAGTTTGGCAGTCGACCAATCATCTTGGTCGGTGGCTGCCTGGCGGGGTCGGGACTCATCTCGGCGTCCTTCTGCAACACCGTGgagcagctctacttcttcatCGGAGTGGTGGGAGGTCAGTCCTCACTGAGTACAGTTCAACAGGTCGGGTAGTGGGGACTTTATCAGGGCTgaacgattatggccaaaatgataatcaccaCTATTTATCACgatattatttattacaattatgtattgattttagcaacaacacatttatattgataattaattaataatttaatttaattaatgcactttgacattaaaataaacGGAGAGCTGCTTTCACCTCCACGCTGTGCTACAATCCTGCTAACGTACAAATCTGTTGACCTTTGAGAGCAACAATAAGAGGCTAGATaatcaatcatcatcatcatcatcatcatcatcatcatcatcatcatcatcatcatgtgctCGTCGTCTCCTCCTACTctgtcccccccccaccccctctctccAGGGTTAGGACTGGCGTTCAACTTGAATCCAGCCCTCACTATGATCGGTAAATACTTCTACCATCGCCGTCCCATCGCCAACGGCATCGCCATGGCGGGCAGCCCCGTGTTCCTGTCCACGCTGGCACCTCTTAACTCGTGGCTGTACGATGAGTTCGGGTGGCGAGGCAGCTTCCTGATCCTGGGAGGACTCCTGTTCAACTGCTGCGTGGCCGGATCCCTCATGCGCCCCATCGGACCCAAACCTCAGCCCGCCAAGCCCGACACGGAGGCGGGCGAGGCCAAGGCGGTGGAGGTGGCGCCTAAGAAGACGGTCCTGCAGACCATCAACTCCTTCATCGACCTGACGCTGTTCAAACACCGCGGCTTCCTGCTCTACCTGATGGGCAACGTCATCATGTTCTTCGGCCTCTTCGCGCCGCTCGTCTTCCTCTCTAACTACGCCAAGAGTAAAGACATCAGCAAAGAGAAAGCCGCCTTACTGCTGTCCATTCTGGCGTTCGTCGACATGTTCGCCCGGCCCTCCATGGGCATGCTGGCCAACACCAAGTGGGTCCGGCCCAGGATTCAGTACTTCTTCGCCGCCGCCGTCCTCTACAACGGAGTGTGTCACGTGCTGGCGCCGCTGTCGGTGGACTACACCGGATTCGTGGTGTACGCCATCTTCTTTGGTTTCGCTTTTGGCTGGCTGAGTTCGGTGCTGTTTGAGACGCTGATGGACCTGGTGGGAGCTCAGAGGTTCTCCTCGGCCGTGGGTCTGGTCACCATAGTGGAGTGTGGGCCGGTTCTGTTGGGCCCGCCGCTAACAGGTAAGACGGGAAGAGGGCGGGCTGGAAGGTTGTAGTCACTTAGACGGCATCAACTCACCGTCACTAAAGACGGTTTAACTTCAGGACAACCCGTGTTCAACTGATTCCACAtgttctgcttctgctcctgtcagaGGTCCAGTCAACCAGAACCACTGTGAGGGTCTTTACATGTATGACTTAATTAACTCATCTTTGCTGCAATGAGTGGATATTGATGTTAAGCTCCAAATGAAACAAGCGATAGTGCTCTGAGGGAACATTTcaaacactgaacaaacactttcccagaatgcaacaggcctctctgaagctctgaaactgaaaacactaaagaaatagaataaaacagaaaacgTTGTGCACTAGGAGGAGTCTCTAATTAGTTCCACCTCGACTATATTTAAACATTCAGAGCATCCGAACATTGATTGTTCCAGTGGAGTCTGAGATAGGTCAAATCATCAGGCCGACGCTAGAGACGGGAGGAGAGGACCGGCTCCCGTTAACAAGAACAATACTACTgagtcagcaggaggagagctagtaccgttagccgttagcagcacGGTCCTGCTCGggtaaat
This region includes:
- the LOC119490120 gene encoding monocarboxylate transporter 1-like, with protein sequence MPPAAGGPVGYTPPEGGWGWAVVVGAFISIGFSYAFPKSITVFFKEIEVIFDATPSQVSWISSIMLAVMYAGGPLSSILVNKFGSRPIILVGGCLAGSGLISASFCNTVEQLYFFIGVVGGLGLAFNLNPALTMIGKYFYHRRPIANGIAMAGSPVFLSTLAPLNSWLYDEFGWRGSFLILGGLLFNCCVAGSLMRPIGPKPQPAKPDTEAGEAKAVEVAPKKTVLQTINSFIDLTLFKHRGFLLYLMGNVIMFFGLFAPLVFLSNYAKSKDISKEKAALLLSILAFVDMFARPSMGMLANTKWVRPRIQYFFAAAVLYNGVCHVLAPLSVDYTGFVVYAIFFGFAFGWLSSVLFETLMDLVGAQRFSSAVGLVTIVECGPVLLGPPLTGSFYNYYHHYDYTYVSSGIILMVSSVVLFLGMGINYRLLAKEKREQEKREREEPKEERTAMLAPPSPSKSDEEAEGDKVPTAVPLEDVAKMDEDTV